Below is a window of Saccharomonospora viridis DSM 43017 DNA.
GATGTGCCGGACACTACCACTCGAAATGTTGTCGAGGCAGCGTTTGCCCTGCGTATGCAGGGAATGAGCTTTGCGGCGGAAGCGGAAGGGGACGGGAGCGCCGAGATGTTCGCATGTGTGGAATACCCTCGCTTTTAGGAACAAATATTCATGCAGTAGATTATGCGATCTTCTCAACCTTCAGAAGGTGGAAGATGTTCAGCGCTGGCCTTCATGACCTCGTAGCGGCCGTTCGGGGATATCAGTGGAGCATCTCGTGGTCACGGTAATCAGGAATGATCGTCGGCAAATCCAGTCCTGGAATGCCGTCATCCGCGCCGCGCGCGGCAATGGTGTCGATGCCATCGAAGATGGATGAAGAACAAGAGAAAAGCGCCGGTTCTTGTGGCGATGATTCCAAATCCAAGGACGGCGATAGAACCTCGGTGGCGTGGTTCACGGAGATGTCGATCTTCTTCCCAGCAATGGTGTTGGCTGGGATTAGCGATGTCGAAGTGCTAGCCAGTGCACCTGGGAGCTCTGTTGCTCGTCCGGGTGAAGTTTGTTTCGAGAGTGAGAAAGCGTTAGCGCTCACTAGTTCGGATCGACTGCGTAGCAGTGGTGCAGAGATCAGCATCGCGATTCTGCCTTACCGAGCGCTCAGTGCCAAGGTAATGGCATGTTGAACCTCGTGAGCTCCCCACCCGGACGTGTCACCTGGGCGTGCCCACGGGTGAGGACGAGGAGGCCACGGTGCGGCGGATCTCGTCGTACGCGCCGGACGGTGACCGGGCACCGGTGTTCTCGCCGATACCCTGGCCGGCTATCGCCACTCGACGTGCAGGTTTCCTACCCGCCGCTTACGGCTACTTCTCCGCCCGGGCCCGAGTCCTGCGTCGGCGCGGTGATGTGGCAGTGCGTCCGGCCGACGACAGCTCGTCGGTCCGGCACGGAGGGAGATCGTCATCATGCTGAAGAAGTTGGAACGGGTGCTCGGGTTGAAGACGAACCCGTCGATCTTCTTCAGCGCGGCGTTTTTGATCCTGGCCTTCGTCGTGGGGTCCATCCTGTTCACGGCGGAGGTGGACAGTGTCTTCCGGGCCGTGTCGAACGCGGTGAAGACGAATCTCGGCTGGCTCTACATCCTCGGCGTGACGTCCTTTTTGCTCTTCCTGCTGTGGATCGCGTGCAGCCGTTACGGCAACGTGCGACTCGGCGGCAAGGACTCGCGGCCCGAATACACCAACGTGACCTGGTTCGGCATGCTGTTCGCCGCGGGCATCGGCTCGATCCTGATGTTCTGGGGCGTGGCCGAGCCCATCAACCACTTCGCGAACCCACCCTTCAGCGGCGCGCACGCCCAGGTGGACGCCTTGGCGGGGAGCATGGGCAGTCCCCAGGACTTCGCCAAACGACTCGGCGAGATGCCCGTGAGTCCGGGCGCGACCGCGCCTTTGAGCGAGAACGCCGCCAACGAGGCGATCGGCTTCGCGCTCTACCACTTCGGCCTGCACACGTGGTCGATCTTCTCGCTGCCCGCCCTGGCCTTCGCCTACTTCGCGTACAAGCGAGGCCTCCCGTTCCGGGTGAGCTCCATCTTCCACCCGCTCCTCGGCAACCGGATCAACGGTCCGCTCGGCCGGGTCATCGACACCGTGGCCGTGATCGGCACGCTGTTCGGTGTCGCCGTCTCCGTCGGCCTCGGCACGCTGCAGATCAACAGCGGCCTGAACGAGCTGTTCGGTGTGGAGGTCAGCGGAGTGGTCCAAATCCTGATCATCGCGGTGGTGACCACCTTCGCGACGATCTCCGTGGCGACCGGCCTGGACAAGGGCATCAAATGGCTGTCCAACATCAACATCGGGATGGCCGTCGCGTTGTTGCTGTTCATCCTCTTCACCGGCTCGACGGTGTTCCTGCTGCGCGGCGTGATCGAAAGCACCGGCACCTATCTGAGCATGTTGGTGCCGCTGTCGTTCTGGAATGACGCGCTTCCTGCAGGGGACTGGGGCTGGCAGGGCACCTGGACGGTGTTCTACTGGGCGTGGACCATCACCTGGGCGCCGTTCGTCGGTATCTTCGTCGCCCGCATCTCCAAGGGCCGCACGATCCGCGAGTTCGTCCTCGGCGTGCTGGGCTCGCCGGTGGCGTTCTCCGTCGTCTGGTTCAGCATCTTCGGGATGTCGTCCATCAACATCGAATGGAACGAACCCGGCTCGCTGATCGGCCCGGTGGTGCAGGAAGGTGACACGGCCGCCGCGCTGTTCACCTTCCTGGAGCACTTCCCGGCCCCCGAGTTCATGATGGGGTTCTCGGTGCTCATTGTGATCATCTTCTTCACCACGTCCGCCGACTCGGCCTCGCTGGTGGTGGACATGCTGACCTCGGGTAACACGACCAATCCCCCGGTGCGGCAGCGCATTTTCTGGGCGGTGTTGGGCGGCACGGTCGCCGCCACGCTGATCGCCGCCACCGGGCAGGAGGCGCTGCAGGCGTTGGAACAGGTCATCACCGTGATCGGGCTGCCGTTCTTCATCATCGCGTTCGCGATGATGTATTGCCTGGTCAAGGCGCTGAGGAAGGACATCCCCGAGGAAGAGCTCCTGTCGCCCCGCGCCCGGTCACTGTTGGAACGGGAACGCAAGAGGCGCGAGGCGGAACCGGAGCCGGACTGACGGCCGATGCCGTCAGCGACGGTGGGGACCCCGAGGGGGACGCGGTCGGCGCGGGGGAGGGGACCACCGGTCGTGGTCGGTGAGCTCCGGTGGCCAGTGCGGGGTGCGGGGAAGCAGCCTCGTGGGCGCGCTGTCGGGGGTCTGACGTGTTGTGGCGGGGAGAACGCTCGTCTCGTCCTCAGGCAGCGGCCGTTCGAAGACCGTTTTCTCCTTGGGTAACGGTCGCTCGAAGACCGTCGCATTCTCGGCGATCGGTCGTTCGAAGACCGTCTCGTCCTCGGGGAGGGACCGTTCGACGAGCGGGTCCTCCTCCGAAGCCGGTCGTTCGAGGAACGCGTCGTCCTCCCCGTAATCGTCATAGTCGTCGTAGTCGTCGTAGTCGCTGTGGTCTTCGTCGTCCGCTCGACGTGATCGCGCAACAGCGTCGTCGGCGTCGTCGGCGGGTGACGATCGGTCGGAGGCCTCCTCGCCCTCGGGACGCGACCGTTCCGGGGCGGTGGTGGGTCCGCCGGGGCCGAGCAGCACACCGAGAGTCGCC
It encodes the following:
- a CDS encoding BCCT family transporter, whose amino-acid sequence is MLKKLERVLGLKTNPSIFFSAAFLILAFVVGSILFTAEVDSVFRAVSNAVKTNLGWLYILGVTSFLLFLLWIACSRYGNVRLGGKDSRPEYTNVTWFGMLFAAGIGSILMFWGVAEPINHFANPPFSGAHAQVDALAGSMGSPQDFAKRLGEMPVSPGATAPLSENAANEAIGFALYHFGLHTWSIFSLPALAFAYFAYKRGLPFRVSSIFHPLLGNRINGPLGRVIDTVAVIGTLFGVAVSVGLGTLQINSGLNELFGVEVSGVVQILIIAVVTTFATISVATGLDKGIKWLSNINIGMAVALLLFILFTGSTVFLLRGVIESTGTYLSMLVPLSFWNDALPAGDWGWQGTWTVFYWAWTITWAPFVGIFVARISKGRTIREFVLGVLGSPVAFSVVWFSIFGMSSINIEWNEPGSLIGPVVQEGDTAAALFTFLEHFPAPEFMMGFSVLIVIIFFTTSADSASLVVDMLTSGNTTNPPVRQRIFWAVLGGTVAATLIAATGQEALQALEQVITVIGLPFFIIAFAMMYCLVKALRKDIPEEELLSPRARSLLERERKRREAEPEPD